The DNA segment GGCCCAGAAGCCGGGAATGGATCTAATCCTCCAAGCGACAGGCGGCATCATGAGCATCACGGGCGAAGCCGAGGGACGCCCACCGGTGAAGGCAGGGCCACCCGTGGCGGACATCACGACCGGAGTCTACGCGGCCTTCGCGGTCGCTGCTGCCCTCCTCGAGCGGGAACGTTCCGGGCTCGGCCAGAAGATCGATCTTGCGATGCTCGACGCGGTAATCTCCCTTCTCGCTGATGTCGGGTTGAAGACCCATGTCGGAGGCCGAGATTTCGCGCCGTTCGGCAGCGGGCATCCGGACATCGCGCCGTATCAAGCGTTCCGTGCGAGTGACGGTTACTTCATCGTCGCGTGTCTCACCGGGGCGTTCTGGAAGCGCCTCCCTGCAGCGATCGGCCGGCCCGAACTTCTGGACGATCCGCGTTTTCGGAATATGAAGGCACGCGTGACGAATCGCGACGCGCTCGCCGACGAACTGAACGCCGTGTTCGGAACGCAGCCCGTGGCTCACTGGATCGAGCGCGTCGAAGCCTCCGACATTCCAACGTGTCGGGTCAACAGCCTGCGCGACGTCTTCGCTCTCGAGCAGCTCCGTACGAACGAGACCCTCGTGCCCGTCGAGCATCCGACTCGGGGAACGATCGAGATCCTCAACTCGCCGATCAAGATGAGTGGCAGTCCGCACCACGTCACGCGGGGCGCTCCGACCCTTGGCCAGCACACCGACGAGGTCCTCAGCAGCTTCGGCGTGGACGATGCCGAGCGCGAGCGCCTGCGCGCCGCGGGCGTGGTCTGACTCTCCCCATGAGCGAGTACCGCTACATCGAGTTCGAGTGTCGGGAGGACGGCGTCGCGACCCTGTTGTGGAACCGGCCGGACGTGAAGAACGCGATGCTGCCGGAAATGACCGACGAGGCCGGCGATGCCTTGCACCGCGCGGCGGCGGATCCGGCCGTCCGTGCTCTCGTTCTCTCCGGTGCCGGAGACGCGTTCTCGGCGGGCGCGGACTTGAAGAACCTCGCACGTCCCGACCGCCTCGGTCGCTCTGCCGAAGAAGGACGAGAGCGTGGCCGACACGGAACGGAGCGCGTGCAGCAGCTGCTCACGTTCCCGAAACCGACGGTCGGCGCCATCCACGGGCCGGTTGCCGGTATGGCGTGCGCGTGGGCGCTCGGGTGCGACGTTCTCGTCGCGTCGCCCGACGCTCGCTTTCATCTGAGCTGGGTCCGTGTCGGCTTCGTGCCGGACTGTGGCGCGAGCTGGCTGCTCGTCCGCCGCGTCGGCGTGGCGCAGGCGAAGCGACTCGTTCTGACCGGAGATCCGATCGACGGCGAGGAGGCGTGCCGCCTCGGGCTCTGCGAAGAAGTCAGCGCGCCGGGAGCGGATGTCGACCGGGCGATCGCGCTCGCCGCGCGGATCGCGGAGCAACCCCCGCTCGCAGTTCAGAACGCGCGACGCGTACTCGATTTCGCCGCCCAATCGAGCTTTCGCGATGCCAGCGAAATGGAGTCGTGGATGCAGGGCAGGCTCGGGGAGACCGAGGATCACAAGGAAGCTGTGCGGGCCTTCGCCGAGAAGCGCCCGCCGCGCTTCACCGGCTCATGATCGCCGCGCCCCCCGAGGGCGTACGAACGCTCGTCGACCTGATCATCCGCGGCGCCGAGCGGTTCGGAGACCGCGAGGCCGTGGTCTTCGGCGACACCCGGTGGAGCTACGACGATCTGGCGCGGGAGACCGGGCGCGTGGCGCACGGCCTGCTCAATCTGGGTCTACGGCCGGGCGAGCGCGTCGGTGTTCTGCTTCCGAATTGGCCCGAGTTCTTTGCCTGTGTGTTCGGAATCCAGGCCGCCGGGGGCACGGCGGTGTGTCTCAACACGATGGCCGCCGAGGCTGAGCTTCGGCAGCACGTCGAGCGGACGGAGCTCGTCCGCATCCTCTACACGCCTCGGTTCCTGAAACACGACTACGTGGCCCGGCTCGATGCGGTCGCTCAGAGCCTCGATTCCAAGGACCGGCTCACGGGCCGCATCGCAGTGGCCCGCGCCGAAGAAGCGCCGCCACCCGGCTCTTTAGCGTACGACCGGCTGGGTCGGGACTGGGACGGAGGTGCTGCGGCCCTTCGCGCACTCGACCGGTCTGCGGCCTCGGAGCCGGCTGCGATCTTCTTCACCTCGGGCTCCACCGCCGAGCCCAAGGCCGTCGTGCACGCGCACCGGGCGCTCGTCCATCAGGCGTACGTCGCCGGAGATGCGTTCGGCGTGACCTCGGAGGACCGCGCGTGGGGCTCGCTGCCCCTGTTCTTCACCGGCGGATTCGTGGTCATCGGCCTCTTGCAACTCGCCGCGGGTGGCGCGGTCGTCCTGCAAGACCACTTCGATGCCGGCACGGCGCTCGACCTTATGGAGCGCGAACGCATCACCTTCTACGCCGGATGGCAGCAGGCTCCTGCGCTCTGTGACCATGAGAGCTTCGGCCGGCGTCGACTCGATCTACGCAAAGGCATGTACGCCGACTCGCCGGTCGCCGAACGACTCCTCGCGAGAGGACACGTTTCGATTCAGGGCTATGGGCTCAGCGAGACCGCGACGACCGTCTGCACCGCTCGCTGGGACGATCCGCCGGACGTACGAACCCGCGGCTTCGGGCGCCCATTGCCCGGCGTGGAGATCGCGATCGTCGACGTCGAAACGGGCGAGCGCAGACCGGAGGGCGAGATCGGCGAAGTACGGCTGCGTGGGCCCTCGCTGATGCTCGGCTACCTGGGCGTCGCGCGGGAAGAGAGCTTCGATTCGAGCGGCTATTTCCGAACAGGCGACCTCGGCCGAATCGATGAGAGTGGAACCCTTTGTTTCGAGGGGAGGTTGAAGGACGTCATCAAGACCGCGGGCGTCAACGTGGCTGCCGCCGAGATCGAAGCCTTTCTGGGTGGAGTGGCGGGCGTCCGGGCGGCCTACGTCGTGCCGGTCGCGCACTCGGCGCGCGGACAGAACGTCGGGGCCTTCGTTGTGATGTCGCCGGAGGCCCCGCTCGACGTGCCCCGACTACTGGCCCGGTGCCGCGAGGGACTCGCGTCCTACAAGGTCCCGCGTCACGTCTTCGAGTTGAGCGCGGACAGCGTGCCGCGCACGGGCACGCTCAAGGTCGACAAGCCTCAGCTTCGCAAGCAGGCCGACGAGTGGGCGGACGGCCCGCGCGACCTGATTCCCGCCGGCTCCGTTTGACCCAGGCGCCGTCCGCGCGCACCATTGCCTCGAATGGTTGAGGCACCGCAGCGAGGAGAGGACAACCTCGCCGATCTTCGGATCCAAACCGTCTGCCTTCTGCTCATCGCAACGGTCGTCGCGGCCGTGGCCCTGTTCTGGCTGAAGTCGGTGATGATCCCGTTCGTCCTCGCGCTCTTGATCGCGCTCGGGCTCGCCCCGCTGGTCGATGGGCAGATCCGTTGGTTGCGGTTTCCGAAATGGCTGGCCGTCTTCGTGACCTTCCTGCTGTCGATGGGGCTCCTGCTGCTGATGGTGTCCGTCGTGACCGGCGCCGTGACGCAGCTCGCTGCGAACGCCGGGGCTTACCAGGAACGACTCTCCCAGCTCCTCCATTGGGCCGCCGACACGGTCCCGCTCGAACGCTTCGGCCTCTCGCGGACCGCAGTGCTCCAGCCATTGTCGAAACTGCCGATGGGCACGGTGAGCGGGATCCTCCTCGGGACGACGAACGCGATCCTGGACCTGATGTCCCAGGCGATGTTGGTCACGCTCTTCCTCGTGTTCCTGCTGATCGGCTTCAGCGGCCGCGGCGACGACGGCCCGACGGGCATCTGGGCGGAGATGGAAGCCCGCGTGAAGGGCTTCATCCTCACGAAGACGCTCATCTCCGCGGTGACCGGAATCCTGGTCGGCTTGACGCTTCAGATTCTCGGCATCGAGCTTGCGCTCGCGTTCGGCTTCTTCGCCTTCTTGCTGAACTTCATTCCCACCCTCGGGTCGCTCATCTCGACCGCGCTGCCGGTGCCGATCGTGCTGATGAATCCCGAGATCTCGCTCACCGTGGCGGTTCTCGCGATCGTAATCCCCGGCTCCGTCCACTTCCTGATCGGCAACGTCGTCGAACCCCTCGTCATGGGTGACTCTCTGGAGTTGCACCCTGTGACGGTCCTGCTCTCGTTGATGATCTGGGGAGCCATCTGGGGGATCGTGGGGATGCTCCTCGCGACGCCGATCATGGCGGTCCTGAAGATCCTAAGTGACCAGAACGACGCGACGCGGCCGATCGCCCGCCTGCTCGCCGGTCGAAGAGGTCCGTAGCGCGCTAGAGCGCCGCGACGAACGCCGCGATTTCCGCGGCCACGTCTCCGGGTCGTTCGACGTGCAGGCTGTGGGTCACTTCCGGGATCTCGACGCCTCGGCCCTGCGGTAGCCGCTCCACGAACGCGGCGTGATCGTCGGCGGAGAGAATCGTCGACTCGCCACCGCGCACGACGAGAGTCGGGACGGGAACCCGTCCGACGTCCTCCGGGAAGCTGTGCAGCGGATGGGTCGAGCCGTCGACCGCCTGAAAGCGCTCCCAGTGGAACCGCGAAACGAATCCGCCATCGCCGCTCGGCTTGAAGCTCTCGTGTGCGATCTCGCTCAAGATGTCGTCGGGGACGACGTGCGGCGTGGGGTAGGGCTGAAAGCGTCGCACGGCCACGGCCATCGATGGGTACCGAAGCTGTGGCATCCGGCGGAAGCTCTTCCCGGCACGTACGAGCGCAGGCGCACGCGGCTGGAACGGGGAGTCCAGAACGACGAGGGCGCGAAGCGGGATCTTCGCGCGAAGAGCCAGATGCACCGACAAGAGGCCGCCCTGCGAATGTCCGACCAGGACCCACGGGCCGTCGTCGAGCTCCGCGCTGACGCGCTCCGCGTCTGCGAGATCTTCGGCCCATCCGTAGTGAGCGACGTCCGCCCAATCGCTCTTCCCGTGGCCGCGCCGATCCAAGGCAAACGGTCGGAAGTCGGAACGCAGCTCACGGGCAAGCGGGGCGCACCAGGCCCCGTGCGCCATGCCGCCGTGCATGAGCATCAACGGAGGCGTTGTGGGCGGGCCGCCGTACGAGGTCACGTGCAACCGCAGGCCGTCGGCCTCGACGACGTGCGAGTCTACAGCGTCCATTGCGGCTGGGACTCTGAACCAAGATGGATCGGCGTCAGGTTGTCGTGAGCCACCTTCGGTCAGGTTCCTAGTAGCGCGGAATTTCCGGATCGATGAACAGTGACCAGGAGTCGATACCGCCGGTCAGGTTCGAGATGTGCGAAAAGCCCTGCTGTTCGAGGTAGCCGGCGACCCGTCCGCTTCGAATGCCGTGATGGCACAGGACCACGATCTCGTCTTCGCGACCGAGCTCTTCGAGGCGGGCGGGAATTTCACCCATCGGAATCTCGAGGGCACCGACGAATGGCGCGAGCTGCGTCTCGTCCGGCTCGCGAACGTCGAGAATCGTCGGCGTCTTCCCGCCTGCGAGCAGATCCCGCAGCGCCTCTACTCCGATCTCTCTGACCATGACC comes from the Candidatus Binatia bacterium genome and includes:
- a CDS encoding CaiB/BaiF CoA-transferase family protein, coding for MSPEEKLGQAVRPPSLHGVRVLDFSHQAAGPWATTLLGDLGADVIKVEKPGRGDSIRYGQGEDGFEVGSLNFWGLNRSKRGITIDLGKPEGIGLVHRLVPECDVVLENFRPGVMDRKGIGYDVLKKLNPRLVYCGITAFGATGPMAQKPGMDLILQATGGIMSITGEAEGRPPVKAGPPVADITTGVYAAFAVAAALLERERSGLGQKIDLAMLDAVISLLADVGLKTHVGGRDFAPFGSGHPDIAPYQAFRASDGYFIVACLTGAFWKRLPAAIGRPELLDDPRFRNMKARVTNRDALADELNAVFGTQPVAHWIERVEASDIPTCRVNSLRDVFALEQLRTNETLVPVEHPTRGTIEILNSPIKMSGSPHHVTRGAPTLGQHTDEVLSSFGVDDAERERLRAAGVV
- a CDS encoding enoyl-CoA hydratase/isomerase family protein — encoded protein: MSEYRYIEFECREDGVATLLWNRPDVKNAMLPEMTDEAGDALHRAAADPAVRALVLSGAGDAFSAGADLKNLARPDRLGRSAEEGRERGRHGTERVQQLLTFPKPTVGAIHGPVAGMACAWALGCDVLVASPDARFHLSWVRVGFVPDCGASWLLVRRVGVAQAKRLVLTGDPIDGEEACRLGLCEEVSAPGADVDRAIALAARIAEQPPLAVQNARRVLDFAAQSSFRDASEMESWMQGRLGETEDHKEAVRAFAEKRPPRFTGS
- a CDS encoding class I adenylate-forming enzyme family protein, which codes for MIAAPPEGVRTLVDLIIRGAERFGDREAVVFGDTRWSYDDLARETGRVAHGLLNLGLRPGERVGVLLPNWPEFFACVFGIQAAGGTAVCLNTMAAEAELRQHVERTELVRILYTPRFLKHDYVARLDAVAQSLDSKDRLTGRIAVARAEEAPPPGSLAYDRLGRDWDGGAAALRALDRSAASEPAAIFFTSGSTAEPKAVVHAHRALVHQAYVAGDAFGVTSEDRAWGSLPLFFTGGFVVIGLLQLAAGGAVVLQDHFDAGTALDLMERERITFYAGWQQAPALCDHESFGRRRLDLRKGMYADSPVAERLLARGHVSIQGYGLSETATTVCTARWDDPPDVRTRGFGRPLPGVEIAIVDVETGERRPEGEIGEVRLRGPSLMLGYLGVAREESFDSSGYFRTGDLGRIDESGTLCFEGRLKDVIKTAGVNVAAAEIEAFLGGVAGVRAAYVVPVAHSARGQNVGAFVVMSPEAPLDVPRLLARCREGLASYKVPRHVFELSADSVPRTGTLKVDKPQLRKQADEWADGPRDLIPAGSV
- a CDS encoding AI-2E family transporter, with the protein product MVEAPQRGEDNLADLRIQTVCLLLIATVVAAVALFWLKSVMIPFVLALLIALGLAPLVDGQIRWLRFPKWLAVFVTFLLSMGLLLLMVSVVTGAVTQLAANAGAYQERLSQLLHWAADTVPLERFGLSRTAVLQPLSKLPMGTVSGILLGTTNAILDLMSQAMLVTLFLVFLLIGFSGRGDDGPTGIWAEMEARVKGFILTKTLISAVTGILVGLTLQILGIELALAFGFFAFLLNFIPTLGSLISTALPVPIVLMNPEISLTVAVLAIVIPGSVHFLIGNVVEPLVMGDSLELHPVTVLLSLMIWGAIWGIVGMLLATPIMAVLKILSDQNDATRPIARLLAGRRGP
- a CDS encoding alpha/beta hydrolase translates to MDAVDSHVVEADGLRLHVTSYGGPPTTPPLMLMHGGMAHGAWCAPLARELRSDFRPFALDRRGHGKSDWADVAHYGWAEDLADAERVSAELDDGPWVLVGHSQGGLLSVHLALRAKIPLRALVVLDSPFQPRAPALVRAGKSFRRMPQLRYPSMAVAVRRFQPYPTPHVVPDDILSEIAHESFKPSGDGGFVSRFHWERFQAVDGSTHPLHSFPEDVGRVPVPTLVVRGGESTILSADDHAAFVERLPQGRGVEIPEVTHSLHVERPGDVAAEIAAFVAAL
- a CDS encoding rhodanese-like domain-containing protein, with protein sequence MVREIGVEALRDLLAGGKTPTILDVREPDETQLAPFVGALEIPMGEIPARLEELGREDEIVVLCHHGIRSGRVAGYLEQQGFSHISNLTGGIDSWSLFIDPEIPRY